From a region of the Oncorhynchus tshawytscha isolate Ot180627B linkage group LG14, Otsh_v2.0, whole genome shotgun sequence genome:
- the LOC112266898 gene encoding frizzled-9 encodes MEGSPLKILISLWCQLVVAGYSVELGTYDLERGRPAKCEPIVIPMCQGIGYNMTRMPNFMDHDNQKEAAIKLNEFAPLVEYGCDVHLRFFLCSLYTPMCTDKVSTSIPACRPMCEQARQKCSPIMEKFHYAWPDSLDCSKLPTRNDPNALCMEAPENDTKTEIKKGEGMLPVPPRPRQPGSGNGRSTGSLGSCENPEKFQYVEKSQSCAPRCSSAVDVFWSRRDKDFAFIWMTVWSTLCFVSTSFTVLTFLLDPHRFQYPERPIIFLSMCYNIYSVAFIIRSVAGAENIACDRENGELYIIQEGLESTGCTIVFLILYYFGMASSIWWVILTLTWFLAAGKKWGHEAIESHSNYFHMAAWGIPALKTIIILTMRKVAGDELTGLCYVGSMDSGALTGFVLIPLSCYLVIGTSFVLTGFVALFHIRKVMKTEGTNTEKLEKLMVKIGIYSILYTVPATCVIICYFYERLNMDYWKFRGLEGKCVSFPGRRNEDCSLDASVPTVAVFMLKIFMSLVVGITSGVWVWSSKTLQTWQGLCSRKLASDRTSRKPCGSVSCSTHCHYKAPAVVLHMAKTDPYSESPTHV; translated from the coding sequence ATGGAGGGGTCTCCTTTGAAGATACTGATTTCTCTCTGGTGTCAGTTGGTGGTTGCTGGCTACAGTGTGGAGCTAGGAACCTACGACCTGGAACGAGGCAGACCAGCCAAATGCGAACCCATAGTAATCCCCATGTGCCAGGGCATTGGCTACAACATGACCAGAATGCCCAATTTTATGGACCATGACAACCAAAAGGAGGCTGCCATCAAGCTGAATGAGTTTGCACCTCTAGTGGAGTATGGCTGTGATGTGCACCTTCGTttcttcctctgctctctctacacccccATGTGCACTGATAAAGTGTCTACCTCCATCCCAGCCTGCAGGCCCATGTGTGAGCAGGCCAGGCAGAAGTGCTCACCCATTATGGAGAAGTTCCACTACGCATGGCCTGACTCGCTGGATTGCTCCAAGCTCCCGACCAGGAATGACCCCAACGCGCTGTGCATGGAGGCTCCAGAGAACGACACCAAGACAGAGATCAAGAAGGGAGAGGGCATGCTTCCTGTTCCCCCTCGGCCAAGGCAACCGGGTAGCGGTAACGGGCGCTCCACTGGCAGTCTGGGGTCCTGCGAGAACCCAGAGAAGTTCCAGTACGTGGAGAAGAGCCAATCGTGTGCTCCCCGCTGCTCCTCGGCAGTGGACGTGTTCTGGTCCAGAAGGGACAAGGACTTTGCCTTCATCTGGATGACGGTGTGGTCAACGCTCTGTTTCGTCTCTACGTCCTTCACCGTTCTCACCTTCCTCCTGGACCCCCACCGCTTCCAGTACCCTGAACGGCCCATCATCTTCCTCTCCATGTGCTACAACATCTACTCTGTGGCCTTCATCATCCGCTCGGTGGCCGGGGCCGAGAACATCGCCTGCGACCGGGAGAATGGCGAGCTCTACATCATCCAGGAGGGGCTGGAGTCCACAGGCTGCACCATCGTCTTCCTCATCCTCTACTACTTCGGTATGGCCTCGTCCATCTGGTGGGTCATACTTACCCTCACCTGGTTCCTGGCCGCTGGTAAGAAGTGGGGCCACGAGGCCATTGAGTCCCACAGCAACTACTTCCACATGGCCGCGTGGGGCATCCCGGCTCTGAagaccatcatcatcctcaccatgAGGAAGGTAGCAGGGGATGAGCTGACGGGTCTGTGCTACGTGGGCAGCATGGACTCTGGGGCGCTCACCGGCTTTGTGCTTATCCCTCTGTCCTGCTACCTGGTCATTGGCACGTCCTTCGTCCTCACCGGCTTTGTGGCGCTCTTCCACATCCGCAAGGTGATGAAAACAGAAGGCACCAACACGGAGAAGCTGGAGAAGCTGATGGTGAAGATCGGCATCTACTCCATCCTGTACACGGTGCCCGCCACCTGCGTCATTATCTGCTACTTCTACGAGAGGCTCAACATGGACTACTGGAAGTTCAGGGGGCTAGAGGGCAAGTGCGTGTCGTTCCCCGGGCGCCGGAACGAGGACTGCTCCCTGGATGCGTCGGTGCCCACTGTAGCGGTGTTCATGTTGAAGATCTTCATGTCTTTGGTGGTGGGCATCACcagtggtgtgtgggtgtggagcTCCAAGACCCTGCAGACCTGGCAGGGCCTGTGCAGCAGGAAGCTGGCATCAGACAGGACTAGCAGGAAGCCCTGTGGCAGCGTGAGCTGCAGCACACACTGTCATTACAAAGCCCCTGCCGTGGTGCTCCACATGGCAAAGACAGACCCTTACTCAGAAAGCCCCACACATGTCTGA